The proteins below are encoded in one region of Triticum aestivum cultivar Chinese Spring chromosome 1B, IWGSC CS RefSeq v2.1, whole genome shotgun sequence:
- the LOC123092034 gene encoding homeobox-leucine zipper protein HOX1, whose protein sequence is MEMTVNGRDTEHHHHLGLALGLGLGLSLGMSGTTSPVEPAAPQTAAAPSSKLGLGQQSWNGAGLFFPASSGEQRSHADDRRLAALACHEMPFLRGIDVNRAPTTGGARGSCGASEDEEPGASSPDSTLSSLSGKRGAPTRSAGGEQERTGAGSDDEDDSGAGGGGSRKKLRLSKDQSAVLEDSFKEHSTLNPKQKAALARQLGLRPRQVEVWFQNRRARTKLKQTEVDCESLKRCCETLTEENRRLQREVQELRALKLLAPPAPHLYMRAPPPTTLTMCPSCERVAPSGKPVVDESRAAMVTRAVPTGPWGPVPVLPVFLGRPAQRS, encoded by the exons ATGGAGATGACTGTTAACGGGAGGGACAccgagcaccaccaccaccttggtcttgccctcggcctcggcctcggGCTCAGTCTCGGCATGTCTGGTACGACGTCTCCAGTGGAGCCGGCGGCACCCCAGACCGCTGCTGCGCCGTCGTCGAAGCTGGGGCTGGGGCAGCAGTCCTGGAATGGCGCCGGCCTTTTCTTTCCGGCCTCCTCCGGCGAGCAACGCTCGCATGCAGATGACCGGAGGCTTGCGGCGTTGGCGTGCCACGAGATGCCGTTCCTGCGCGGGATCGACGTCAACCGAGCGCCGACCACGGGGGGCGCGAGGGGCAGCTGCGGTGCCAGCGAGGACGAGGAGCCCGGCGCGTCGTCGCCCGACAGCACGCTGTCCAGCCTCAGCGGCAAGCGCGGCGCGCCAACGAGGAGCGCCGGCGGCGAGCAGGAGCGTACCGGCGCGGGCAGCGACGACGAGGACGACtccggggccggcggcggcgggtcgCGCAAGAAGCTCCGCCTGTCCAAGGACCAGTCCGCTGTCCTCGAGGACAGCTTCAAGGAGCACAGCACCCTCAACCCC AAGCAGAAGGCGGCGCTGGCGAGGCAGCTGGGGCTGCGGCCGCGGCAGGTGGAGGTGTGGTTCCAGAACCGGAGGGCGAGGACGAAGCTGAAGCAGACGGAGGTGGACTGCGAGTCGCTCAAGCGCTGCTGCGAGACGCTCACGGAGGAGAACCGCCGGCTGCAGCGGGAGGTGCAGGAGCTGCGCGCGCTCAAGCTGCTcgccccgccggcgccgcacctctaCATGCGCGCGCCGCCGCCCACCACGCTCACCATGTGCCCCTCCTGCGAGCGCGTCGCGCCCTCCGGCAAGCCGGTCGTCGACGAGAGCCGTGCCGCCATGGTGACCCGGGCCGTGCCGACCGGGCCGTGGGGCCCCGTCCCGGTGCTGCCCGTGTTCCTGGGCAGGCCGGCCCAGAGGTCATGA